One region of Collinsella aerofaciens ATCC 25986 genomic DNA includes:
- a CDS encoding phosphatase: protein MPYLLSCDIHTHTMFSAHAYSTIEENVYWAAERGLQVLGSADHLSSMVTACPNDLRSYQFFINQDIWPRIWSGVLVLRGAEADIVSLDGSLFGEDTLVTLDIAGDSYSRQHSLFDLVTRNLDYLVASVHNPQIAEGATLAQTTEMYINALEHPKVFMLGHTGRSGVPFDIDEVLLAAKAKHKIIEINNHSLEHGVDTEHWAVCRKIAERCAELGVGIGVSTDAHIGMAIGKLDYARKMLDEIHFPLDLIVTRDRETLLREMAAAGVCDLRNGM, encoded by the coding sequence ATGCCCTACCTGCTTTCTTGTGACATTCATACCCATACGATGTTCTCTGCGCATGCATATTCGACCATTGAGGAGAATGTGTACTGGGCGGCAGAGCGTGGTCTGCAGGTGCTCGGATCTGCCGACCATTTGAGCTCTATGGTTACGGCTTGCCCCAATGACCTGCGCAGTTACCAGTTCTTTATCAACCAGGATATCTGGCCGCGCATTTGGAGCGGCGTGCTGGTGCTGCGTGGTGCCGAGGCCGATATCGTTTCGCTGGACGGAAGCCTGTTTGGCGAGGACACTCTTGTCACGCTCGATATTGCCGGCGATTCGTACAGCCGTCAGCATTCGCTGTTCGATTTGGTTACGCGTAATTTGGATTATTTGGTTGCAAGCGTGCATAATCCGCAGATTGCCGAGGGCGCGACGCTGGCCCAGACGACCGAGATGTATATCAATGCCCTGGAGCACCCCAAGGTGTTCATGCTGGGCCACACGGGGCGTTCGGGCGTGCCGTTCGATATCGACGAGGTGCTGTTGGCAGCTAAGGCCAAGCACAAGATTATTGAGATCAACAACCATAGTCTTGAACACGGTGTCGACACTGAGCATTGGGCCGTATGCCGCAAGATCGCCGAGCGCTGCGCCGAGCTGGGCGTGGGCATTGGCGTTTCGACCGATGCGCACATTGGCATGGCAATTGGTAAGCTCGATTACGCTCGCAAGATGCTCGACGAGATTCACTTCCCGTTGGATCTGATCGTGACGCGCGATCGCGAGACGCTGCTGCGCGAGATGGCGGCAGCCGGCGTGTGCGATCTGCGCAATGGGATGTAG
- a CDS encoding Hsp20/alpha crystallin family protein encodes MASMVPYRSVFGVRPSASSLFDLFDDMTDLANNSIASKAFPVDVEDKGDGYEVKAYLTGVAKDDIDVELNEGRLSISVNVEEDEENEGKNFLQKEFSSYSATRGVYLKDASSEGLSAKYADGILTVTVPKIVEKKNVTKISID; translated from the coding sequence ATGGCAAGCATGGTTCCTTATCGTTCGGTTTTTGGCGTTCGTCCTTCTGCTAGCTCGCTGTTCGATCTGTTTGATGATATGACTGACCTTGCAAACAACTCGATTGCTTCCAAGGCGTTTCCCGTTGACGTTGAGGATAAGGGCGACGGCTATGAGGTCAAGGCTTATCTGACCGGCGTCGCCAAGGACGATATCGATGTCGAGCTTAACGAGGGTCGTCTGTCCATTAGCGTGAATGTCGAGGAAGACGAGGAGAACGAGGGCAAGAACTTCCTGCAGAAGGAGTTCAGCTCGTACAGCGCGACGCGTGGCGTGTATCTAAAGGACGCTTCGAGCGAGGGCCTCTCGGCTAAGTACGCTGACGGCATCCTGACCGTTACGGTCCCCAAGATCGTCGAGAAGAAGAACGTTACGAAGATCTCCATCGACTAA
- the hpt gene encoding hypoxanthine phosphoribosyltransferase, translating to MASQHPDIEKVLFTQEDIDGIVSRLGEEITRDYAGKDLVLIAVLRGAVVFMGDLMRKIELPTNIDFMAVSSYGDGVKSSGIVRIIKDLDIDIRGRDVLIVEDILDSGLTLKYLMKNLESRKPASLEVAAFLWKDVEDRTSAITPKYVGTHCPDAFVVGYGLDYAERYRNLPYLGILKPEVYS from the coding sequence ATGGCTTCTCAACATCCGGATATCGAGAAGGTTCTGTTTACGCAGGAGGATATCGACGGCATCGTTTCTCGCCTGGGCGAGGAGATCACTCGCGACTACGCGGGTAAGGATCTGGTGCTGATCGCGGTTCTGCGCGGTGCCGTTGTCTTTATGGGCGACCTGATGCGCAAGATTGAGCTACCGACCAACATCGATTTCATGGCTGTTTCGAGCTATGGCGACGGTGTGAAGTCTTCGGGCATCGTGCGTATCATTAAGGATCTGGATATCGACATCCGTGGTCGCGACGTGCTGATCGTCGAGGACATTCTGGACTCGGGCCTGACCCTCAAGTACCTGATGAAGAACCTCGAGAGCCGCAAGCCCGCTTCGCTGGAGGTCGCTGCCTTCCTGTGGAAGGACGTTGAGGACCGCACCTCGGCCATCACGCCCAAGTATGTTGGAACCCATTGCCCCGATGCCTTTGTGGTGGGCTACGGCCTCGACTATGCCGAGCGCTATCGTAACCTTCCGTATCTGGGCATTTTGAAACCGGAGGTTTATTCGTAA
- the ftsH gene encoding ATP-dependent zinc metalloprotease FtsH, whose amino-acid sequence MPGGKKPTRTGWLYFILACALLGYAFFNMGSGFANSSNTVKLATSEMVSAIKQDRVEDLTYTVQDGSVTGHYWKTKKDKGDTSELKSFSSTYVGSDSLAELMAEHPDTKYIVNTNDPDFWGDLAMSALPTIALIAIMFYFMRQMMGANNRNMQFGKTNAKTNEATRPKVKFEDVAGVDEAVEELEEIRDFLSDPDRYRKLGAKIPRGVLLVGPPGTGKTLLAKAVAGEAGVPFFSISGSDFVEMFVGVGASRVRDLFKEAKSQAPSIIFIDEIDAVGRQRGAGLGGGHDEREQTLNQLLVEMDGFEESESVILIAATNRPDILDPALLRPGRFDRQVTVDRPDVKGREQILRVHAENKPMDEDVKFEKLAQMTVGFTGADLANLLNESALLAARRHRSVISMDEVEESMERVIAGPQRKGRVMTEAERTTIAYHESGHALVGHILEHSDPVHKISIVSRGQALGYTLQLPQEDHFLKTKNEMLDELAVFLGGRVAEELMCDDITSGASNDLERATKMAREMVTRLGMSEELGTQVFGEAQHQVFLGRDYADHQDYSEETARRIDIEVQRIMREAHRRAVEILDARRDQLDLMAKVLLERETVEGDAVNALLDNEWDAYLEREGDILAAKEERNAKAAGMPTKKRAPRMSEEELAADAAAFAQAAMQEDAEAASDDAGDDCAVNAGADADADK is encoded by the coding sequence ATGCCCGGAGGCAAGAAGCCCACGCGTACGGGCTGGCTGTATTTTATTTTGGCTTGCGCGCTTCTGGGCTACGCCTTCTTTAACATGGGCTCCGGCTTTGCCAATTCCAGCAATACCGTTAAGCTCGCGACGAGCGAGATGGTGAGCGCCATCAAGCAGGATCGCGTCGAAGATCTGACCTATACGGTTCAAGACGGAAGCGTGACGGGTCATTACTGGAAGACGAAGAAGGACAAGGGCGATACGAGCGAGCTCAAGAGCTTCTCCTCGACCTATGTCGGCTCCGATTCGCTTGCCGAGCTCATGGCGGAGCACCCCGATACCAAGTACATCGTCAACACCAACGATCCCGATTTTTGGGGCGACTTGGCGATGAGTGCGCTTCCGACGATCGCCCTTATCGCCATCATGTTCTACTTTATGCGCCAGATGATGGGCGCCAACAACAGGAACATGCAGTTTGGCAAGACCAACGCCAAGACCAACGAGGCCACGCGCCCCAAGGTCAAGTTTGAAGACGTTGCCGGCGTGGACGAGGCAGTCGAGGAACTCGAGGAGATCCGTGACTTTTTGAGCGATCCGGACCGCTATCGCAAGCTGGGCGCCAAGATTCCGCGCGGCGTGTTGCTGGTGGGCCCTCCGGGCACCGGTAAAACGCTGCTGGCCAAGGCTGTAGCCGGCGAGGCGGGCGTGCCGTTCTTTAGCATCTCGGGTTCCGACTTTGTCGAGATGTTCGTGGGTGTCGGCGCCAGCCGCGTGCGTGACCTCTTTAAGGAGGCCAAGTCCCAGGCTCCGTCGATCATCTTCATCGATGAGATCGATGCTGTGGGACGTCAGCGCGGAGCTGGCTTGGGCGGCGGTCACGACGAGCGCGAGCAGACGCTCAACCAGCTGCTGGTCGAGATGGACGGTTTTGAGGAGAGCGAGTCGGTCATCCTGATCGCTGCAACCAACCGTCCTGACATCCTGGATCCGGCGTTGCTGCGCCCCGGTCGTTTTGACCGTCAGGTTACGGTTGACCGTCCGGATGTGAAGGGCCGCGAGCAGATCTTGCGCGTGCATGCCGAGAACAAGCCGATGGACGAGGACGTGAAGTTTGAGAAGCTCGCCCAGATGACCGTTGGCTTCACCGGCGCCGATCTGGCAAATCTGCTCAACGAGTCTGCGCTGCTGGCTGCCCGCCGCCATCGTTCCGTGATCTCGATGGACGAGGTCGAGGAATCGATGGAGCGCGTGATTGCCGGTCCGCAGCGCAAGGGTCGCGTGATGACCGAGGCCGAGCGCACCACGATCGCCTACCACGAGAGCGGCCATGCCCTGGTGGGTCACATCCTGGAGCACTCCGATCCGGTTCACAAGATCTCGATCGTCAGCCGCGGCCAGGCGCTGGGCTACACGCTGCAGCTTCCGCAGGAGGACCACTTCCTCAAGACCAAGAACGAGATGCTCGACGAGCTTGCCGTGTTCTTGGGCGGTCGCGTTGCCGAGGAACTCATGTGCGACGACATCACGTCGGGCGCGAGCAACGATCTGGAGCGCGCGACCAAGATGGCGCGCGAGATGGTCACGCGCCTGGGCATGAGCGAGGAGCTTGGAACGCAGGTGTTTGGTGAGGCGCAGCATCAGGTATTCCTGGGCCGCGACTACGCCGATCACCAGGATTACTCCGAGGAGACGGCGCGCCGCATCGACATCGAGGTCCAGCGCATTATGCGTGAGGCCCATCGTCGTGCGGTCGAGATTTTGGATGCCCGTCGCGACCAGCTCGATTTGATGGCCAAGGTGCTGCTTGAGCGCGAGACCGTCGAAGGCGACGCCGTGAATGCCCTGCTCGACAACGAGTGGGACGCCTACCTTGAGCGCGAGGGCGATATCCTGGCGGCCAAGGAGGAGCGCAATGCCAAGGCGGCCGGCATGCCGACCAAGAAGCGTGCGCCTCGTATGAGCGAGGAGGAGCTGGCGGCCGATGCCGCGGCATTTGCGCAGGCGGCCATGCAGGAGGATGCCGAAGCCGCATCCGATGATGCCGGCGATGACTGTGCCGTCAATGCCGGTGCCGACGCCGACGCCGACAAATAG
- a CDS encoding MBL fold metallo-hydrolase has protein sequence MSCLHLHILGSGSKGNCALIEGPQGLIMVDDGLSRRETLKRMAELGLSADNVSALLITHEHSDHIKGLDVWCKHWHGPLFASRGTLSSKENLSHLPVEEFDPGDTLSIAGIHVQTYSTSHDVINPVGYRFDTLDDSIGFATDTGELSSQAMNTLEDCRVLALESNHDVTMLREGEYPRFLQERILSARGHLSNGQAAEAARELVTERTEQLIAMHISQDNNRPSLTVKSYAKALTATLDDEVGSSATLLQGSRKLSIRPASQHRPVTIQ, from the coding sequence ATGTCTTGCCTGCACCTTCATATCCTCGGCAGTGGCTCTAAAGGCAACTGCGCACTCATCGAGGGCCCGCAGGGGCTCATTATGGTCGATGACGGACTGTCTCGCCGCGAGACATTAAAGCGCATGGCAGAACTGGGGCTCTCGGCAGACAACGTCTCGGCTCTTCTCATTACTCATGAGCATAGCGATCACATCAAGGGCCTCGATGTCTGGTGCAAGCACTGGCACGGCCCCCTCTTTGCCAGCAGGGGCACTCTTTCGAGCAAAGAAAATCTTTCGCATCTGCCTGTCGAGGAATTCGATCCCGGTGACACCCTATCCATTGCCGGCATCCACGTGCAAACCTACTCAACGTCACACGATGTCATCAATCCAGTCGGCTATCGATTCGACACCCTCGATGATTCCATCGGTTTTGCCACCGACACCGGAGAGCTATCGAGCCAAGCCATGAACACCCTCGAAGATTGTCGAGTCCTCGCACTCGAAAGCAACCACGATGTGACCATGCTGCGCGAGGGAGAATATCCCCGCTTTCTTCAGGAGCGCATCCTGTCTGCAAGGGGACACCTCTCCAATGGCCAAGCCGCCGAAGCCGCGCGCGAACTTGTTACCGAACGCACCGAACAGCTCATTGCCATGCATATCAGCCAAGATAACAATCGTCCGAGCCTTACCGTCAAAAGCTATGCCAAAGCTCTGACCGCAACCCTGGATGACGAGGTCGGCAGCTCCGCAACCCTTCTCCAAGGATCGCGAAAACTCTCGATACGCCCCGCAAGCCAGCATCGGCCAGTAACCATTCAATAG
- the tilS gene encoding tRNA lysidine(34) synthetase TilS, whose product MPTVSQHYGHHAVPGAVDETRTRQQAAPVVLMVSGGADSTALLLMACTSKLDIQDGRGVAPIARERLHVLHVNHHLRGKASDGDEAFVRELCAQYGLPLCVEHAYFDGESGNIEAAAREVRYAAARRYVRELCAQTGAPRTAARICTAHTSSDRAETFLMNAIKGSGPAGLSSIPRRRNIVVRPLLDLTHGELVGYLQVHGQPWREDESNEDISYLRNYVRHRVMPVVAQRNASVCKTIGAACEILGDEDAFLSQLSAQAFRSCLRKEAAGALVLDARRLAAAEVVIARRIVRLAIKRIDPGARPEMRHVERVLSCVAEGTGSVTLPAGIDARVEFGMLAFKAPAAREGLVADWITIPGRLPLGGGRMLVAEPMAVEPGCDIVRRARELAAAGEVTALVDAAALGFADSDSERILAGSRGEIPAEARLARLWVDGPAPGDVMCPLGMSGRSKKVSDLLGEARIPVSERAGVPVVRTAPGGAVVWVAGVRADERFKCTAATRVAYLLRVVDAD is encoded by the coding sequence ATGCCAACGGTATCACAGCATTACGGACACCATGCCGTGCCTGGGGCAGTCGATGAGACCCGGACGAGGCAGCAGGCAGCTCCTGTCGTGCTCATGGTATCAGGCGGCGCGGACTCGACGGCACTGCTTCTTATGGCGTGCACATCAAAGCTGGATATCCAAGACGGACGCGGTGTTGCCCCCATTGCTCGCGAGCGCCTGCATGTGCTGCATGTAAACCATCATCTGCGCGGCAAGGCGTCCGATGGCGACGAGGCCTTTGTGCGTGAGCTCTGCGCGCAATATGGTTTACCGCTGTGTGTGGAGCACGCTTATTTTGATGGGGAGTCGGGCAATATTGAGGCCGCGGCCCGCGAGGTGCGCTATGCCGCGGCGCGGAGGTATGTTCGCGAACTCTGCGCCCAGACGGGGGCACCGCGAACGGCGGCTCGTATCTGCACCGCGCACACGTCTTCGGATCGCGCGGAAACGTTTTTGATGAACGCGATTAAGGGTTCGGGGCCCGCTGGTCTATCGAGCATTCCTCGCCGGAGGAATATCGTGGTGCGTCCCTTGCTCGACCTAACTCATGGCGAGCTCGTGGGCTATCTACAGGTACATGGTCAGCCGTGGCGTGAAGACGAGAGCAATGAGGATATCTCGTATCTGCGAAACTACGTGCGCCATCGGGTAATGCCAGTGGTGGCACAGCGTAATGCGAGCGTGTGCAAGACGATTGGCGCCGCCTGTGAGATCTTGGGTGACGAAGATGCGTTTCTATCCCAGCTGTCGGCACAGGCGTTTCGAAGCTGCCTGCGCAAGGAGGCGGCGGGCGCGCTAGTGCTCGATGCCAGACGCCTTGCTGCGGCCGAGGTGGTAATCGCGCGGCGCATCGTGCGACTGGCGATCAAACGCATCGATCCGGGCGCTCGTCCAGAGATGCGACATGTGGAGCGAGTCCTTTCCTGCGTTGCCGAAGGCACAGGCTCGGTCACGCTTCCGGCGGGAATTGACGCGCGCGTCGAGTTTGGCATGCTAGCGTTTAAGGCGCCGGCGGCTCGTGAGGGGCTGGTTGCGGACTGGATTACCATACCCGGTCGTTTGCCGTTGGGCGGGGGGCGCATGCTGGTCGCAGAGCCGATGGCCGTTGAGCCGGGATGCGATATCGTGCGCCGCGCCCGTGAGCTTGCGGCTGCCGGGGAAGTGACAGCTTTGGTAGACGCGGCTGCCCTGGGTTTTGCCGACAGCGATAGTGAGCGGATCCTGGCGGGCTCACGTGGCGAGATCCCTGCAGAGGCGCGATTGGCGCGCCTGTGGGTGGACGGTCCCGCACCGGGAGACGTGATGTGCCCGTTAGGAATGAGTGGCCGAAGCAAGAAGGTATCCGACTTGCTAGGCGAGGCTCGCATTCCCGTTTCCGAGCGCGCCGGCGTGCCCGTGGTGAGGACGGCGCCGGGAGGTGCCGTGGTGTGGGTCGCCGGAGTTCGCGCGGACGAACGTTTTAAATGCACGGCGGCGACGCGTGTGGCTTATCTGCTTCGCGTGGTTGACGCGGATTAG
- a CDS encoding pyridoxal phosphate-dependent aminotransferase, producing the protein MINETMYARGAESSIIREIFSYGLERKAQIGAENVFDFSLGNPSVPAPAAVAESIKKALELPSDQLHGYTPAPGLPQCRTAVAESLNRRFGTSYEGKDVFMTVGAAASLTCTLNAVTNPGDEVIVIAPYFPEYRVWIEKAGCTCVEALANEDTFQLSVDNALKAITDKTTAVIIDSPNNPTGAVYTRDTLTRLANVLREANAQRDPENPIMLISDEPYREIVYGAEVPWVPSIYEHTIVCYSYSKSLSLPGERVGWILVPNTNPQAARLMPAVAGAARTLGFVCAPALFQRVIIDCIDEPSDVEAYARNRTALTDALAEYGYTYVEPDGAFYLWVKALEPDANAFCERAKKYELLAVPSDSFGMPGWFRLGYCVSYETIVNSLPAWKQLADEYR; encoded by the coding sequence ATGATCAACGAAACTATGTATGCTCGCGGTGCGGAAAGCTCCATCATCCGCGAGATTTTTAGCTATGGCCTTGAGCGCAAGGCGCAGATTGGTGCGGAAAATGTATTCGATTTTTCGCTGGGTAACCCGAGCGTTCCGGCGCCCGCTGCCGTGGCGGAGTCCATTAAGAAGGCCTTGGAGCTGCCGAGTGACCAGCTGCACGGATACACGCCCGCACCGGGCCTGCCGCAGTGCCGTACCGCCGTGGCTGAGTCGCTCAACCGCCGCTTTGGTACGAGTTATGAGGGCAAGGATGTCTTTATGACCGTGGGCGCCGCGGCTTCGCTCACCTGCACGCTCAACGCCGTTACGAACCCGGGCGATGAGGTTATCGTCATTGCACCGTACTTCCCGGAGTATCGCGTGTGGATTGAGAAAGCCGGCTGTACGTGTGTTGAGGCGCTCGCCAATGAAGATACGTTCCAGCTGAGTGTGGACAACGCGCTCAAGGCGATTACCGATAAGACGACTGCCGTCATCATCGACTCGCCGAATAACCCGACCGGCGCCGTGTATACGCGCGACACGCTGACGCGACTGGCCAATGTTCTGCGCGAGGCCAACGCTCAGCGCGATCCCGAGAATCCGATTATGCTCATCTCGGATGAGCCGTACCGCGAGATCGTGTACGGTGCCGAGGTGCCTTGGGTGCCCTCGATCTACGAGCACACCATCGTGTGCTACTCGTATTCCAAGTCGCTGTCGCTGCCGGGTGAGCGCGTGGGGTGGATCTTGGTTCCCAACACCAATCCGCAGGCTGCCCGTCTGATGCCGGCTGTTGCGGGTGCTGCCCGTACGCTGGGTTTTGTATGCGCACCGGCACTCTTCCAGCGCGTAATCATCGATTGCATCGATGAGCCGAGCGATGTCGAGGCCTATGCGCGCAACCGCACCGCGCTTACCGACGCACTAGCGGAGTATGGCTACACCTATGTTGAGCCGGATGGCGCGTTCTACCTATGGGTGAAAGCGTTGGAGCCCGATGCGAATGCGTTCTGTGAGCGCGCAAAGAAGTATGAGTTGCTTGCGGTTCCCTCGGACAGCTTTGGTATGCCGGGTTGGTTCCGCCTGGGCTATTGCGTGAGCTACGAAACGATTGTCAATTCGCTACCCGCTTGGAAACAGTTGGCGGACGAGTATCGTTAA
- a CDS encoding phospho-sugar mutase, with protein MADVHELLDTWIANVKDEELLAELNTMKEQGDEDAITDAFFQDLAFGTAGLRGTIGAGTNRMNIYTVGRATQGFADYLNATFEHPTVAIARDSRNKGELFVKTTAAILAANGVTALVYPKISPVPTLSWAVRDLKCSGGICMTASHNPAPYNGYKAYGPDGCQITSEAADAISKAIAETDTFTGVKSMDFDEALEQGLVKWIDDSCLERYYDAVLARGVTNLSAEEIAGAPLKLVYTPLNGTGLIPVTTVLERAGITDVTVVPEQKEPNGDFPTCPYPNPEIRQAMQKGIDLCEQVHPDLLLATDPDADRVGVAVKNGDDYLLLTGNEMGVLLLDYICKTRAARGEDLTKKVAVTTIVSSAMVDALADEYGFELRRCLTGFKYIGDIITSLSDAGEVDRFIFGFEESYGYLAGDHVRDKDAVSTSLLICQMAQYYKLQGKNLADAMHELYEKYGYYHNKTISLSYPGAEGAAKMAGIMAGLRENPPAELAGSKIEAVVDYNTCVNGLPKANVIEFDLEGGNKGIVRPSGTEPKIKLYIFAKGADAAEADAALDAIEESGRKLLA; from the coding sequence ATGGCAGATGTTCATGAGCTGCTTGATACTTGGATTGCCAATGTCAAGGACGAGGAGCTCCTCGCTGAGCTTAACACGATGAAGGAGCAGGGTGATGAGGACGCCATCACCGACGCTTTCTTCCAGGATCTCGCCTTCGGTACTGCCGGCCTTCGCGGCACTATCGGTGCGGGCACTAACCGTATGAATATCTATACGGTCGGTCGTGCGACCCAGGGATTCGCTGACTACCTCAATGCGACCTTCGAGCATCCGACGGTCGCCATCGCTCGCGATAGCCGCAATAAAGGTGAGCTGTTCGTCAAGACGACGGCTGCCATTCTTGCAGCAAACGGCGTGACTGCCCTCGTGTATCCCAAGATTTCTCCTGTGCCGACGCTCTCCTGGGCCGTCCGCGACCTTAAGTGCTCCGGTGGCATTTGCATGACCGCTAGTCATAATCCGGCGCCTTATAACGGCTATAAGGCCTATGGCCCCGACGGCTGCCAGATCACCAGCGAGGCCGCCGATGCAATTTCTAAGGCTATCGCCGAGACCGATACGTTCACCGGCGTGAAGTCCATGGACTTCGATGAGGCTCTTGAGCAGGGTCTGGTCAAATGGATCGATGATTCGTGCCTCGAGCGTTATTACGACGCCGTTCTCGCCCGCGGCGTGACTAACCTTTCTGCCGAGGAGATCGCTGGCGCTCCGCTTAAGCTCGTCTACACTCCGCTCAACGGCACTGGCCTCATTCCCGTCACGACGGTGCTCGAGCGCGCTGGCATCACTGATGTCACGGTTGTTCCCGAGCAGAAGGAGCCTAACGGCGATTTCCCGACCTGCCCGTATCCTAACCCCGAGATTCGTCAGGCCATGCAGAAGGGCATTGACCTGTGCGAGCAGGTTCACCCCGATCTGCTGCTTGCAACCGATCCTGACGCCGATCGCGTTGGCGTTGCCGTTAAGAATGGCGATGACTATCTGCTGCTGACCGGCAATGAGATGGGCGTTCTGCTGCTTGACTATATCTGCAAGACCCGCGCTGCTCGCGGTGAGGACCTCACTAAGAAGGTTGCTGTCACTACTATCGTTTCTTCCGCCATGGTTGACGCTCTGGCCGACGAGTACGGTTTTGAGCTCCGCCGCTGCCTGACGGGCTTCAAGTACATCGGCGACATCATTACTTCTCTTTCCGATGCTGGCGAGGTCGATCGCTTTATCTTCGGTTTTGAGGAGAGCTACGGCTATCTGGCCGGTGACCACGTGCGCGACAAGGACGCCGTGAGCACTTCTCTTCTGATTTGCCAGATGGCGCAGTATTACAAGCTCCAGGGCAAGAACCTTGCAGATGCGATGCACGAGCTGTACGAGAAGTATGGCTACTATCACAACAAGACGATTTCGCTGAGCTATCCGGGCGCTGAGGGTGCGGCAAAGATGGCCGGCATCATGGCTGGTCTGCGCGAGAACCCGCCCGCGGAGCTCGCCGGTTCCAAGATTGAGGCTGTCGTGGATTACAACACCTGCGTGAACGGCCTGCCGAAGGCTAACGTCATTGAGTTCGATCTTGAGGGCGGCAACAAGGGTATTGTTCGTCCTTCCGGCACCGAGCCCAAGATTAAGCTGTACATCTTCGCTAAGGGCGCGGATGCCGCCGAGGCTGATGCCGCACTTGACGCGATTGAGGAGTCTGGTCGCAAGCTGCTGGCATAA